Proteins encoded together in one Gemmatimonadota bacterium window:
- the uvrC gene encoding excinuclease ABC subunit UvrC: MPVDTDTLRTLSTKPGVYLFKDAKEGVLYVGKAKALRSRVRSYFRREADLSAKNRELVRLIESVDTLVVGTEAEALMLEANLIKEHRPRFNILMKDDKKYPYIKVTVKEPFPRVYVTRTLVSDGSRYFGPYTSVGPMRQALEVVKRLHTMRSCRYNLPKDGPDRPCLDYHIGRCKAPCVGLQSEAEYRRMTDEILRILEGETEELRGDVEMRMREASAALDFERAARMRDVLTGLDALAKEQRVHRTQGGDLDIVGLARDGDLGAGVVLKVRSGLLLGRDAQRFAKIRDESEEDLLSSLVSRHYLGAGDAGLVDLPRHVLLPRELEDRALLAEILTEGAGRQVAVTVPQRGEKLRLIELAEENARQVLEDRVAALAYAADRAEDALFSLQDELDLKVVPRLMVCFDISHIQGSETVGSAVVFLNGEPRRAAYRHMRIKGDWGNDDFASMEEVVRRYFRRRRDEDKPLPDLVVIDGGKGQLSAAMSALASLELEDVAVIALAKREEEVFVPGSSDPILLDRRNRALHLLQRIRDEAHRFAVRYNRKLRRKRTIRSELGDIPGIGPQRQRVLLRRFGSIKGLRQATRDEIARIPGFSEALASRVLTYLGG; encoded by the coding sequence GTGCCAGTCGATACTGACACTTTGCGCACACTCTCGACGAAGCCCGGCGTCTACCTGTTCAAAGACGCCAAGGAAGGCGTGCTGTACGTCGGTAAGGCGAAGGCTCTGCGGAGCCGCGTCCGCAGCTACTTCCGGCGCGAGGCGGACCTGAGCGCCAAGAATCGCGAGTTGGTCCGGCTCATCGAGAGCGTGGACACGCTCGTGGTCGGCACGGAGGCCGAAGCGCTCATGCTCGAGGCCAACCTCATCAAGGAGCATCGGCCGCGCTTCAACATCCTCATGAAGGACGACAAGAAGTACCCGTACATCAAGGTCACCGTGAAGGAGCCGTTCCCGCGGGTGTATGTGACTCGGACTTTGGTGAGCGACGGTTCGCGGTACTTCGGTCCGTACACGTCGGTGGGCCCCATGCGGCAGGCGCTCGAGGTCGTGAAGCGACTGCACACCATGCGCTCGTGCCGCTACAACTTGCCGAAGGACGGACCCGACCGGCCGTGTCTCGACTACCACATCGGACGGTGCAAGGCGCCCTGCGTCGGCCTGCAGAGCGAAGCCGAGTATCGCAGAATGACGGACGAGATCCTGCGCATCCTCGAGGGCGAGACCGAGGAGCTCAGGGGTGACGTGGAGATGCGAATGCGCGAGGCGTCGGCGGCGCTCGACTTCGAGCGTGCCGCGCGCATGCGTGATGTGCTTACCGGTCTGGATGCGCTCGCCAAGGAGCAGCGCGTGCACCGCACTCAGGGGGGGGACCTGGACATCGTCGGCCTGGCGCGAGACGGCGATCTCGGCGCTGGGGTCGTGCTCAAGGTGCGCTCTGGGCTGCTACTCGGTCGCGACGCGCAGCGATTCGCCAAGATTCGGGACGAGTCCGAAGAGGATCTGCTGAGTTCGCTCGTCTCTAGGCACTACCTGGGCGCGGGAGACGCGGGGTTGGTCGATCTGCCGAGGCACGTGCTGTTGCCTCGTGAGCTCGAAGATCGTGCGTTGCTCGCGGAGATCCTCACGGAGGGCGCGGGCCGTCAGGTCGCAGTCACCGTGCCTCAGAGGGGCGAGAAGCTGCGTCTGATCGAGTTGGCGGAGGAGAACGCCCGCCAGGTGCTCGAGGACCGCGTTGCGGCGCTCGCGTATGCCGCGGATCGGGCCGAGGACGCGCTCTTCAGCCTCCAGGACGAGCTCGATCTCAAGGTGGTGCCCCGGCTCATGGTGTGCTTCGATATTTCGCACATCCAGGGCTCGGAGACCGTGGGAAGCGCGGTGGTCTTCCTGAACGGGGAGCCGCGCCGCGCGGCGTATCGCCACATGCGCATCAAGGGGGATTGGGGAAACGACGACTTCGCCTCCATGGAAGAGGTCGTCCGCCGGTACTTCCGGCGCCGTCGGGACGAGGACAAGCCGTTGCCCGATCTGGTCGTCATCGATGGCGGGAAGGGTCAGCTGAGCGCCGCGATGAGCGCCCTGGCTTCCCTCGAGCTGGAGGATGTGGCGGTCATCGCGCTCGCGAAGAGGGAGGAGGAGGTCTTCGTGCCAGGGAGCTCGGATCCCATCTTGCTCGACCGGAGAAACCGCGCGCTGCACTTGCTTCAGCGCATCCGGGACGAAGCCCACCGATTCGCGGTGCGGTACAACCGAAAACTCCGCCGCAAGCGTACCATTCGCAGCGAGCTCGGC